A window of Campylobacter lari subsp. lari contains these coding sequences:
- the fabD gene encoding ACP S-malonyltransferase: MNSAFIFPGQGSQSVGMGLSFYDNSKKAKELLDNASDFCKIDFKNLLFKENENLNKSEFTQMAIVLNSLMAYEALKEQVDIEAKYSLGHSLGEFSALATQDAFSFLDVIALVNKRGQFMQEDCSKIEAGMMVILGLEDKVVEELCQKALSEQKSIFAANYNCDGQIVVAGLKPNLASYESEFKNAGAKRAMLLNMSVASHCPLLKNASLKLTKELEPILKENFKSVVSNVNAKVYNDKNQALMLLSEQLIKPVLYKQSIKAIDEEVDFYIEFGASVLKGLNKKITQKETYTLSKIEDIDEILKVIK, translated from the coding sequence ATGAATAGTGCATTTATTTTCCCAGGTCAAGGCTCTCAAAGTGTTGGCATGGGTTTGAGCTTTTATGATAATTCTAAAAAAGCAAAAGAATTACTAGATAATGCTAGTGATTTTTGTAAAATTGATTTTAAAAATTTGCTTTTTAAAGAAAATGAAAATTTAAATAAAAGCGAATTTACGCAAATGGCCATAGTATTAAACTCGCTAATGGCTTATGAAGCTTTAAAAGAGCAAGTTGATATAGAAGCTAAGTATAGCCTAGGTCATTCACTAGGAGAATTTAGTGCTTTGGCAACTCAAGATGCATTTAGTTTTTTAGATGTTATAGCGCTTGTTAATAAACGCGGTCAATTCATGCAAGAAGATTGCTCTAAAATAGAAGCTGGTATGATGGTGATTTTAGGGCTTGAAGATAAAGTAGTAGAAGAACTTTGTCAAAAAGCATTAAGTGAGCAAAAAAGTATTTTTGCTGCTAATTATAATTGTGATGGGCAAATTGTAGTAGCAGGTTTAAAGCCTAATTTGGCTTCTTATGAGAGTGAATTTAAAAATGCAGGGGCTAAAAGAGCTATGCTTTTAAACATGAGTGTTGCAAGCCATTGTCCATTATTAAAAAATGCATCTTTAAAACTTACAAAAGAATTAGAACCTATTTTAAAAGAGAACTTTAAAAGTGTAGTGTCAAATGTTAATGCAAAAGTGTATAATGATAAAAATCAAGCTCTAATGCTTTTAAGTGAGCAACTTATCAAGCCTGTTCTCTATAAACAAAGTATTAAAGCAATAGATGAAGAAGTAGATTTTTATATAGAATTTGGCGCAAGTGTGTTAAAGGGTTTAAATAAAAAAATCACCCAGAAAGAAACTTATACTTTAAGTAAAATAGAAGACATTGATGAAATTTTAAAGGTAATTAAATGA
- a CDS encoding 5'-methylthioadenosine/adenosylhomocysteine nucleosidase yields MKIAILGAMPEEVTPLLETLKEYQTIEYANNTYYLAKYKNHELIIAYSKIGKVNSTLSATIMIEKFKAEVLLFTGVAGAFNPNLDIGDLIYATKLAQYDLDITAFGHPLGYVPGNEIFIKTDDKLNNLAIEVAKELGVKLQSGIIATGDEFICDENKKAKIREIFNADACEMEGASVALVCDALKIPCLILRSMSDKAGEKAEFDFDEFVEKSAKISANFVLKICEKL; encoded by the coding sequence ATGAAAATAGCCATTTTAGGAGCTATGCCTGAAGAGGTTACTCCTTTATTAGAAACATTAAAAGAGTATCAAACAATCGAATATGCAAATAATACTTATTATCTTGCAAAATATAAAAATCATGAATTAATTATCGCTTATTCTAAGATAGGGAAAGTAAATTCTACCCTTAGTGCGACTATTATGATAGAAAAATTTAAAGCTGAAGTTTTACTTTTTACTGGTGTTGCTGGTGCTTTTAATCCAAATTTAGATATAGGTGATTTAATCTATGCTACAAAATTAGCTCAATATGATTTAGATATCACTGCTTTTGGTCATCCTCTTGGCTATGTTCCTGGTAATGAAATTTTTATAAAAACAGACGATAAGCTTAATAATCTTGCTATAGAAGTTGCTAAAGAACTTGGTGTTAAATTACAATCAGGTATTATCGCTACAGGTGATGAGTTTATTTGTGATGAGAATAAAAAAGCAAAAATTAGAGAAATTTTTAATGCTGATGCTTGTGAAATGGAAGGAGCTAGTGTAGCTTTGGTATGTGATGCTTTAAAAATTCCATGCTTAATTTTAAGATCAATGAGTGATAAAGCAGGTGAGAAAGCTGAATTTGACTTTGATGAATTTGTTGAAAAATCAGCTAAAATTTCAGCTAATTTTGTCTTAAAAATTTGTGAGAAATTATGA
- a CDS encoding tRNA 2-thiocytidine(32) synthetase TtcA — MINLSKKLIREVAKANAKFSLIGDNDKVLLGLSGGKDSLALAHLLKRMQAHAPFKFQLKAVTLSYGMGEDYTKLHNHCKEHGINHEVIDSNIYEISGDTIRKNSSFCSYFSRMRRGALYTYALENGFNKLAIAHHLDDAVESFFMNFIYNGSLRSLAPKYKSKRGVEVIRPLIFVRERQLRENAINNELEVIGNEFCPGMKLSEKNVKFPHAREEAKQLLANLEKENPKLFTSLKTAFENIHMDSFFMVKDNG; from the coding sequence ATGATAAATCTTAGTAAAAAACTAATCAGAGAAGTAGCTAAAGCTAATGCTAAATTTTCTTTAATAGGAGATAATGATAAAGTTTTATTAGGACTTAGTGGCGGTAAAGACTCTCTAGCTTTAGCTCATCTTTTAAAGCGTATGCAAGCGCATGCGCCTTTTAAATTTCAACTCAAAGCAGTAACTTTAAGTTATGGCATGGGTGAAGATTATACAAAACTTCATAATCATTGCAAAGAACATGGTATTAATCATGAAGTGATTGATTCTAATATTTATGAAATTTCAGGTGATACTATAAGAAAAAATTCTAGTTTTTGTAGCTATTTTTCAAGGATGAGGCGTGGTGCTTTATATACTTATGCTTTGGAAAATGGTTTTAATAAATTAGCCATAGCCCATCATTTAGATGATGCGGTAGAGAGTTTTTTTATGAATTTTATTTATAATGGCTCTCTTAGGAGTTTAGCTCCCAAGTATAAAAGTAAAAGAGGCGTAGAGGTTATTCGTCCTTTGATTTTTGTAAGAGAAAGACAATTAAGAGAAAATGCTATTAATAATGAATTAGAAGTAATTGGTAATGAATTTTGTCCTGGCATGAAGTTAAGTGAAAAAAATGTAAAATTTCCTCATGCAAGAGAAGAAGCTAAGCAGCTTTTAGCAAATTTAGAGAAAGAAAATCCAAAATTATTCACAAGCTTAAAAACTGCATTTGAAAATATCCACATGGATAGCTTTTTTATGGTTAAGGATAATGGCTAA